The proteins below come from a single Mesobacillus jeotgali genomic window:
- a CDS encoding F510_1955 family glycosylhydrolase, whose amino-acid sequence MSYRNKLMAAAFAFMALILTGCADQEETQDKQEMQETKEKQDTKDTKDTKEQGENQQSMEEDITSDIPDEEFIRKASAQKIEHVHGIGYPGNDDALYVATHNGLKIYRKGEWLETAGQNHDYMGFQATEEGFFASGHPEKGSNLKDPLGLVESTDKGRTLEKIAFSGESDFHFLSAGYSNSSLYLINEEPNSKLERGVYLSRDQASSWEPVELGGLESTTLGMMAVHPDKGGTFAMATKEGVFITDDYGKNMKRAGEYELVTAAAFSKESLYISPVHQQTIQLYRLDAENTEKAENLTIPHLDHDNPITYIAADPRQEGRIAFMTILNDLYESEDGGRTWKRLLVNGRIEH is encoded by the coding sequence ATGAGCTATAGAAACAAGCTGATGGCCGCAGCATTCGCTTTCATGGCGCTGATTTTGACAGGATGTGCGGACCAGGAGGAAACGCAGGATAAACAGGAAATGCAGGAAACGAAGGAAAAGCAGGATACGAAGGACACGAAGGACACGAAGGAACAAGGGGAAAACCAGCAGAGCATGGAAGAGGACATAACGAGCGATATCCCTGATGAAGAATTCATCAGAAAGGCGTCGGCGCAAAAAATAGAGCATGTTCATGGGATTGGATATCCAGGTAATGATGATGCCCTATATGTTGCCACCCACAATGGCTTAAAGATATACAGAAAGGGAGAATGGCTGGAAACTGCCGGGCAAAATCATGATTATATGGGTTTTCAGGCAACTGAAGAAGGCTTTTTTGCAAGTGGACATCCGGAAAAAGGCTCGAATTTAAAGGATCCGCTTGGCCTTGTAGAAAGTACGGATAAGGGCAGGACACTCGAGAAAATCGCTTTTTCCGGCGAAAGTGATTTCCACTTCCTTTCCGCTGGTTACAGCAACAGCAGCCTGTATTTAATCAATGAAGAGCCCAATTCAAAGCTGGAAAGGGGTGTCTATCTATCCAGAGATCAAGCCAGCAGCTGGGAGCCTGTTGAGCTGGGTGGCCTGGAGTCAACTACACTGGGAATGATGGCAGTTCATCCTGACAAAGGCGGTACCTTTGCAATGGCCACAAAGGAAGGTGTCTTCATCACGGACGACTATGGAAAAAATATGAAAAGAGCCGGTGAATATGAGCTGGTAACAGCAGCCGCTTTTTCAAAGGAATCACTATATATCTCTCCCGTTCATCAGCAAACAATCCAACTGTACAGGCTGGATGCCGAAAATACAGAGAAGGCGGAAAACCTCACAATTCCGCACCTTGATCATGATAACCCGATTACATATATAGCCGCAGACCCGCGCCAGGAGGGAAGAATCGCTTTCATGACCATCCTTAACGATCTTTACGAGTCTGAGGACGGCGGCAGGACATGGAAGAGATTACTGGTTAACGGGAGAATTGAGCATTAA
- a CDS encoding DsrE/DsrF/DrsH-like family protein has protein sequence MKVAIIASNGGMFDAYKVFNIATAAAATDAEVGIFFTFEGLNLIHKEAHKQLPMPAGTEHFQEGFARENVPPVEQLVEMAAEMGVKMIACQMTMDVMSLQKDQFVDGIDVGGAASFLHFASDANITLTF, from the coding sequence ATGAAAGTAGCTATCATCGCCTCTAACGGCGGAATGTTCGATGCATACAAAGTATTCAATATCGCGACTGCTGCAGCAGCAACAGACGCAGAAGTAGGAATTTTCTTCACATTTGAAGGACTTAACCTGATCCATAAAGAAGCGCACAAGCAGCTTCCTATGCCAGCAGGAACTGAGCACTTCCAGGAAGGCTTCGCAAGAGAAAACGTTCCTCCTGTAGAGCAGCTAGTTGAAATGGCTGCAGAAATGGGCGTCAAGATGATTGCCTGCCAGATGACAATGGACGTTATGTCTCTTCAAAAAGACCAGTTCGTAGATGGCATTGACGTTGGCGGAGCGGCTTCATTCCTTCACTTCGCAAGCGATGCGAACATTACGTTGACGTTCTAA
- a CDS encoding VTT domain-containing protein, with translation MQSSAFFCTEKGSKKLAQKISSRKSIKGLERLKNTAGAEAFVLVILLRLFPFAPSGLVTLAASYSKMGAPSFMVSSTIGKIPALFIEAYSVNTLLGWKTEYQLSMAVFAIVAGVCYYYWTRKKKKTEDLE, from the coding sequence GTGCAATCATCAGCTTTTTTCTGTACCGAAAAGGGGTCAAAAAAACTGGCGCAAAAAATCTCTAGCCGCAAATCGATCAAGGGATTGGAACGACTTAAGAACACTGCAGGCGCAGAGGCTTTTGTCCTCGTGATTTTATTGAGGCTTTTCCCATTCGCTCCCTCGGGTTTGGTGACGCTTGCTGCTTCTTACAGCAAAATGGGAGCACCGAGTTTCATGGTATCGAGTACGATTGGAAAAATCCCAGCCCTCTTCATTGAAGCGTATTCAGTCAATACACTGCTGGGCTGGAAAACGGAATATCAGCTTTCAATGGCTGTTTTTGCGATCGTTGCAGGTGTCTGCTACTATTATTGGACTAGGAAGAAAAAGAAAACGGAGGATTTAGAATGA
- a CDS encoding MBL fold metallo-hydrolase: MVQTITAKELARKVINHEDLFILDTRNTDDFDDWKIEGRNVKVHNTPYFDLLEGVDPVKDVLPKDQEIYVVCAKGGSSEFVAEQIEEAGYTNVYSIEGGMKAWSEHLEPIKIGDMKNGGSLYQFVRIGKGCLSYLVESNGEAAIIDTNRMIEQYEEFMSGKDFKLVALLDTHLHADHISGGKKLADKVGAKYYLPPKDAEEVTFQYEPLQDGDKIKVGNTVVQALYSPGHTIGSTSFIIDDQFLLTGDILFIDSIGRPDLAGLAQDWVGDLRNTLYQRYKELADELLVLPAHYMGINEMNDDGSISEKLGVLYAENHGLQIDSEDTFRKTVTENLPPQPNSYQEIRQMNMGKINPDIEEQREMEIGPNRCAVR; the protein is encoded by the coding sequence ATGGTACAGACAATCACAGCAAAAGAATTAGCTCGAAAAGTCATTAACCATGAAGACCTGTTTATCCTTGATACAAGAAATACAGATGACTTCGATGATTGGAAAATCGAAGGCCGTAATGTAAAAGTTCATAATACGCCGTATTTTGACCTGCTTGAAGGTGTGGATCCCGTAAAGGATGTTTTGCCGAAGGATCAGGAAATTTACGTCGTATGTGCAAAAGGTGGCTCGTCAGAATTCGTGGCCGAACAAATCGAAGAGGCCGGTTATACGAATGTTTACTCTATAGAGGGCGGCATGAAGGCCTGGAGTGAACATTTAGAGCCTATCAAGATCGGTGACATGAAAAATGGCGGATCGCTTTATCAATTCGTCCGTATCGGCAAAGGCTGTCTTTCCTACCTCGTTGAATCAAATGGCGAGGCTGCGATCATCGACACAAACCGGATGATTGAACAGTATGAGGAATTCATGTCAGGCAAGGACTTCAAGCTGGTAGCCCTGCTTGATACCCACCTCCATGCTGACCATATTTCCGGCGGTAAGAAGCTTGCTGATAAAGTGGGAGCAAAATATTACCTTCCGCCTAAAGATGCAGAAGAAGTGACATTCCAATATGAACCACTTCAGGATGGCGATAAGATCAAGGTTGGAAACACCGTGGTCCAGGCTTTGTACTCTCCTGGTCATACGATCGGAAGTACTTCGTTCATCATTGATGACCAATTTCTGCTGACGGGCGACATTCTGTTCATCGACTCAATCGGACGCCCTGACTTAGCCGGGCTGGCTCAGGACTGGGTAGGCGACTTGAGGAATACTTTATACCAGCGCTATAAAGAACTTGCGGATGAATTGCTTGTCCTGCCTGCCCACTATATGGGAATCAATGAGATGAATGATGACGGCAGCATTTCCGAAAAACTTGGCGTGCTGTACGCCGAAAACCACGGATTGCAAATCGACAGTGAAGATACGTTCAGGAAGACCGTAACCGAAAACCTTCCGCCTCAGCCTAACTCCTACCAGGAAATAAGGCAGATGAATATGGGTAAAATCAACCCGGACATCGAAGAACAGCGGGAAATGGAAATCGGTCCGAACCGTTGCGCAGTAAGATAA
- a CDS encoding GerAB/ArcD/ProY family transporter, with protein sequence MKQNKGKIGIKEYVAIIALTIGTKLSDDTPSIIFEDARNAGWIAVLLMGGMAFIPIILLVKVFSAHPDKNLHEVIIHLFGRFFGNIISIALLLAGVASVTVDSGTYVDIIGTMYFTKTPASIIYMVLMLVCAYGAKRGIEQIGSVAWVLIPYLKVTLFIALLVSFNAGHFDFIFPIWGEGKMEIVKSSVKNVSIFSDFLFIGLIAPLVASSKDFRKGTIIGLFIVAFEISLAMISYVMLFDYTTAEMLNYPFHETIRYIEIGFLPNVETLFFPFWLVATFIRFSFYLYMSAVLLGGILKIGEFEYLIPLITIIVLLLGLAPDSPSIFLYIMRQKLLMLLSPAFLCLPPLMWLIAKIRGDFKNETVQESS encoded by the coding sequence ATGAAACAAAACAAGGGGAAAATCGGGATAAAAGAATATGTGGCCATCATTGCCTTGACTATTGGCACCAAGCTTAGTGACGATACACCTTCGATCATTTTTGAGGATGCGAGGAATGCTGGATGGATTGCGGTATTGCTTATGGGTGGAATGGCCTTCATTCCGATCATCTTGCTGGTCAAAGTTTTTTCAGCCCATCCTGATAAAAACTTGCATGAAGTGATCATCCACCTGTTTGGGCGGTTTTTCGGCAATATCATATCCATTGCCCTTTTGCTGGCAGGCGTGGCTTCAGTGACAGTTGACAGCGGAACATATGTTGATATTATCGGAACGATGTATTTTACCAAGACGCCGGCAAGTATCATTTACATGGTTCTTATGCTCGTCTGTGCATACGGAGCGAAAAGGGGGATTGAGCAGATCGGCTCTGTAGCATGGGTATTGATTCCATATTTAAAAGTCACTCTGTTCATTGCATTACTAGTCAGTTTTAATGCAGGCCATTTTGATTTCATTTTTCCTATATGGGGTGAAGGGAAAATGGAAATTGTGAAATCCTCAGTCAAGAATGTATCTATATTCTCAGATTTTCTTTTTATAGGTTTAATTGCTCCGCTGGTAGCCTCTTCCAAGGATTTCAGGAAGGGGACCATAATAGGCCTTTTCATTGTGGCATTTGAAATTAGCCTGGCGATGATCTCATATGTAATGCTATTTGATTACACAACCGCAGAGATGCTCAATTACCCTTTTCATGAAACAATCCGCTATATCGAGATCGGATTCCTGCCAAACGTGGAAACTTTATTTTTCCCGTTTTGGCTTGTTGCTACATTCATAAGATTTTCATTTTACTTATATATGAGTGCGGTGCTTCTCGGGGGAATCTTGAAAATTGGAGAATTCGAATATCTGATTCCATTAATTACGATCATCGTTTTACTTCTAGGCTTGGCGCCTGACAGTCCATCGATTTTCCTTTATATCATGAGGCAAAAACTGTTGATGCTGCTTAGCCCGGCGTTTTTATGCCTGCCGCCGCTAATGTGGCTGATCGCCAAAATTCGGGGAGATTTTAAAAATGAGACAGTACAAGAATCTAGTTAA
- a CDS encoding sulfurtransferase TusA family protein: MSISADKVLDAKGLACPMPIVKTKKTMNELEPGQVIEVQATDKGSTTDLKAWAESTGNQYLGTITEGDVLKHYLRKASEDELNNESPHPHTATLEEVLAKLEGNEKITVLDVRESAEYAFGHIPNAKSIPLGELEQRFNELDPEEDVYIICRSGSRSDMAAKKLSEKGFKKPINVVSGMKDWTGPTETSVEK, from the coding sequence ATGTCAATTTCTGCGGATAAAGTACTGGACGCAAAAGGTCTTGCGTGCCCGATGCCGATTGTCAAGACGAAGAAAACCATGAATGAGCTGGAGCCAGGCCAGGTTATTGAAGTACAGGCCACGGATAAAGGTTCAACAACCGATTTAAAAGCATGGGCTGAAAGTACTGGCAATCAATACCTCGGTACGATCACTGAAGGAGATGTGCTTAAACATTATCTCCGCAAAGCCAGTGAAGATGAACTGAACAATGAATCGCCGCACCCGCATACAGCAACACTTGAAGAGGTGCTTGCAAAGCTGGAAGGCAATGAAAAAATAACGGTTCTTGATGTAAGGGAATCAGCTGAATACGCTTTTGGGCATATTCCAAATGCAAAATCAATTCCGCTTGGGGAACTGGAGCAGCGCTTTAATGAATTGGACCCTGAAGAGGATGTCTACATCATTTGCCGCTCTGGATCAAGAAGTGATATGGCAGCGAAGAAGCTGTCTGAAAAAGGATTCAAGAAACCAATTAATGTTGTTTCCGGAATGAAGGACTGGACAGGCCCTACGGAAACATCAGTTGAAAAATAA
- a CDS encoding spore germination protein encodes MLKEMLRLFKKQQNQGPPAKEKVVGERTDLKEQQFSSNLQENLSVIRTLYSIPDNKDVKLREMYLEGFNKNAALVFISTITDVKSIEENILKPLVENTSANKKVKDVVSIQMVIEVGIFKDAVKDLNKGNALLLLDGEAKAYILDCPDFQSRAIEKPETEVLIKGPKEAFNEKVVVNISLLRKKIKNENLIFESIEVSQRSHNDVFIVYIRGLANEKLVDNIKERLGSLEVNAVQNLSLLEEYIEERNYSLFPSVLTTERPDRAASFLEDGYIALLMDNSPDSLILPATFWAFFHSPEDHYLKIHYGNFTRALRMVALFITIFTSAIYIAITTFHAEMIPPDLLLAIASSREKVPFPAVIEILIMETAFELIREAGLRVPSPIGPTIGIVGALILGQAAVEANIISPIVIIVVALGGLSSFAVSDLSLNFAVRLIRFAFILCASMIGIYGMTAFFAAGIFYLVSLKSFGVPYLAPLSPSYKSSKDTIFRRLVKNEKLRPGFLKTSDSQKKSDGA; translated from the coding sequence ATGTTAAAGGAAATGCTCAGGCTGTTCAAGAAACAGCAAAACCAGGGACCTCCCGCGAAAGAAAAGGTCGTGGGTGAACGGACGGACCTTAAGGAACAGCAGTTTAGCAGCAATCTTCAGGAAAATCTGTCGGTGATCAGGACGCTGTACAGCATTCCCGACAATAAGGATGTAAAATTGCGGGAAATGTATCTTGAAGGCTTCAATAAAAATGCTGCCCTAGTATTCATCAGCACCATAACAGATGTTAAGAGTATAGAAGAAAACATCCTCAAGCCATTGGTGGAAAATACATCTGCGAATAAAAAGGTAAAAGATGTTGTTTCCATACAGATGGTTATTGAAGTCGGTATATTTAAGGATGCCGTCAAAGATTTGAATAAAGGAAATGCCTTGCTGCTGCTTGATGGAGAAGCAAAAGCATATATCCTGGATTGCCCGGATTTCCAAAGCAGAGCAATTGAGAAACCGGAAACTGAGGTTTTAATCAAGGGACCGAAAGAGGCATTCAATGAAAAAGTGGTGGTGAATATCTCACTGCTCAGGAAAAAAATAAAGAATGAGAACTTGATTTTTGAATCAATCGAAGTTTCCCAACGGTCCCATAATGATGTGTTTATCGTTTATATTCGTGGGCTTGCTAATGAAAAGCTGGTGGATAACATCAAGGAACGGCTGGGGAGTCTTGAAGTCAATGCGGTTCAAAACTTATCTTTGCTTGAAGAATATATTGAGGAACGGAACTATTCCCTGTTCCCTAGCGTATTGACCACGGAGCGGCCTGACAGAGCCGCCTCTTTTCTGGAAGATGGTTATATAGCTCTATTAATGGATAATTCGCCTGACAGTCTCATTTTGCCAGCGACCTTCTGGGCTTTTTTTCACAGTCCGGAAGATCATTATTTGAAAATCCATTATGGGAATTTTACTAGAGCTCTAAGAATGGTGGCTTTATTTATTACCATTTTCACTTCGGCCATCTATATTGCGATTACAACCTTCCATGCTGAAATGATTCCGCCCGATTTGTTGCTGGCGATTGCGTCTTCACGTGAAAAAGTCCCATTTCCGGCCGTGATTGAAATTTTGATCATGGAGACAGCTTTCGAGCTGATACGTGAAGCAGGTCTTCGTGTGCCCAGTCCAATTGGCCCCACGATAGGAATTGTAGGGGCGTTGATTCTTGGACAGGCCGCTGTTGAGGCGAATATCATCAGTCCAATCGTGATCATTGTGGTTGCCCTTGGGGGACTAAGCTCCTTTGCCGTAAGTGATTTAAGCCTGAACTTTGCTGTCCGGCTCATCCGTTTTGCTTTTATTCTGTGTGCATCAATGATCGGCATCTACGGGATGACAGCCTTTTTTGCAGCTGGAATTTTTTACTTGGTATCACTTAAATCTTTTGGTGTTCCATATTTAGCGCCGCTGTCACCAAGTTATAAATCTTCTAAAGATACAATTTTTCGCAGGCTTGTGAAAAATGAAAAGCTTAGGCCGGGTTTTCTGAAAACATCCGATTCACAAAAAAAGAGCGATGGGGCATAA
- a CDS encoding Ger(x)C family spore germination protein, with protein sequence MRQYKNLVKVLILVCIVLSLAGCWDKTELDEKAYVIGMGLDSHEKEGKIKVTYLIANPEIGSQQSGGGTNEPTQEVVSFVADDFISSRNTANTVISKELSYDLLSVIIVSEELARKPDFIRVIYSAAKDREIKRSTELVVTKERAEKFIMNNKPTLETRPHKFFELKIGRGKETGMIPDTDLNDFFQVAESDSDLFLGIYATTETEENDYGATSDDDFIAGDFQFGGKEKAAQFAGSAVFKEGIMIGKITGEETRISSLLDNTWELQDFKTTFQDPFDERYRISARLTKPRKNTYHFKQQSGRPLINIRVPMYIEILSDPGMVNFSKNEEKVAELKNSLTKSMEEHLTEYIKYTQEEFKGNTFHLSIPIRKNFATLKEFRDFDWMKSYPDAEINISVDIRFGEFGRQTKLPSLQEVRD encoded by the coding sequence ATGAGACAGTACAAGAATCTAGTTAAAGTCTTGATATTGGTATGCATTGTCCTCTCCCTGGCTGGCTGCTGGGATAAGACAGAGCTCGATGAGAAGGCCTATGTAATTGGAATGGGCCTGGACTCGCATGAAAAGGAAGGGAAAATTAAGGTGACCTATTTAATCGCCAATCCAGAGATAGGCTCCCAGCAATCGGGCGGTGGCACGAATGAGCCGACGCAGGAAGTCGTTTCATTCGTTGCCGATGATTTTATCAGTTCGCGAAATACAGCCAACACCGTCATTTCCAAAGAACTTTCCTATGACCTGCTTAGCGTCATTATCGTATCCGAGGAGCTCGCAAGAAAGCCCGACTTTATAAGGGTGATCTACTCTGCCGCGAAAGACAGGGAAATTAAGCGAAGCACAGAGCTGGTCGTTACGAAAGAAAGAGCAGAAAAGTTCATCATGAACAACAAACCAACACTTGAGACAAGGCCTCATAAATTTTTTGAACTCAAGATTGGCAGGGGCAAGGAAACTGGAATGATTCCAGACACTGACCTGAATGATTTTTTTCAGGTAGCGGAAAGTGATTCGGATTTATTCCTGGGAATCTACGCAACAACTGAAACTGAAGAAAATGACTATGGAGCCACTTCCGATGATGATTTTATCGCTGGTGATTTTCAGTTCGGCGGAAAAGAGAAGGCTGCGCAGTTTGCCGGGTCCGCAGTTTTTAAAGAAGGAATAATGATTGGGAAAATTACTGGGGAAGAGACTAGGATCTCAAGCCTGCTGGATAATACATGGGAACTGCAAGACTTTAAAACAACATTCCAAGATCCCTTTGACGAACGATACAGAATATCTGCAAGATTGACCAAACCAAGAAAAAACACCTACCATTTCAAGCAGCAATCAGGGAGGCCGCTTATCAATATTAGAGTTCCTATGTATATTGAAATCCTTAGTGACCCAGGAATGGTTAATTTCTCTAAAAACGAAGAAAAAGTCGCTGAACTCAAGAATTCGCTGACGAAATCGATGGAAGAACATTTAACGGAATATATCAAATATACACAGGAAGAGTTTAAAGGGAACACTTTTCATCTATCCATCCCGATAAGAAAGAATTTTGCCACCCTTAAGGAGTTCCGGGACTTCGACTGGATGAAATCCTATCCTGACGCAGAAATAAATATCAGTGTCGATATCCGGTTCGGTGAATTTGGACGGCAGACCAAACTGCCAAGTCTTCAAGAAGTGAGGGACTGA
- a CDS encoding helix-turn-helix domain-containing protein — protein sequence MSLVGYNFGEILRSSRVFKGLTEAQLAEGICSEVDIIQFEKEEKYPTIDQLFKMASKLDVELNHFFDIASTDTYNYAIAVTELIKKYKRERDYAAIHEIVQKEQDNPLFKHTSFKQFLIWHQGICTYYLEGDRQKSISLLGQALKMTHQEQAGMSEREIEILTSMAIIEKDSGNLDKAVELFQNALNELTGLPQVLDSSIWLRILYGLAQALSKLERYEESLIYCSKGIDNCIYEENMYLFGELYYQTGMNFIKLGKENKGKEYLEKAIMIFKLQKNEKFASLVMDEMGKLLKYY from the coding sequence ATGAGCCTGGTTGGGTATAACTTCGGAGAAATTCTTAGGTCTTCAAGAGTTTTTAAAGGATTGACTGAAGCACAGTTGGCTGAAGGTATATGTTCTGAAGTGGATATCATTCAATTTGAAAAAGAAGAGAAATATCCAACAATCGATCAATTATTCAAAATGGCCTCAAAGCTTGACGTAGAGCTTAACCATTTTTTTGATATTGCTTCCACTGATACATACAATTACGCAATCGCTGTCACGGAATTAATTAAAAAGTATAAAAGAGAGCGGGATTATGCCGCTATTCATGAAATAGTTCAGAAGGAGCAGGATAATCCGCTGTTTAAACATACATCCTTCAAACAATTTTTAATATGGCACCAGGGGATATGCACCTATTACCTTGAAGGAGATCGACAGAAATCGATCAGCCTGCTTGGTCAAGCATTGAAAATGACCCATCAGGAACAGGCTGGAATGTCAGAGCGCGAGATTGAGATTTTGACCAGTATGGCCATCATCGAAAAAGACAGCGGCAACCTGGACAAGGCTGTCGAACTGTTTCAGAATGCCCTGAACGAGCTGACAGGTCTGCCTCAAGTCCTCGATTCAAGCATCTGGCTAAGAATCCTTTATGGTCTTGCACAGGCACTGTCAAAGCTTGAGAGATATGAAGAATCTCTCATTTACTGCAGCAAAGGAATCGATAATTGTATATATGAAGAAAATATGTATTTATTTGGAGAACTTTATTACCAAACAGGCATGAATTTTATAAAATTGGGTAAAGAAAACAAAGGCAAGGAATATCTGGAAAAGGCAATCATGATTTTCAAGCTTCAGAAGAATGAGAAGTTTGCCAGCTTAGTTATGGATGAAATGGGAAAATTACTGAAATATTATTGA
- a CDS encoding bifunctional metallophosphatase/5'-nucleotidase, which yields MTKLTIIQQNDTHGSLELHHELFWKENQPELRKTGGFPRIARYIKDIKSQTENVLFLDGGDLFHGTLPLVASKGEAILPALKKMGLDGWVPGNWDFAYGKEQLASLVKELPFSTIACNVKEENDNQSFIKPYIIKELKGVKVGVIGLTYPYVDETMPASFSKGLVFSKGVEETRQCVDELKGNVDLIVLLSHMGLPLDVELAALVDGIDILLSGHSHDRVEEPITVNDTLVVQAGSSASFLGKLEITLESGKMEDYRYELVAIDESFPEDEEMSGIIADLLEPFSKERGNIVGRTESILHRMTLNEAPMDQLITDAYLNAYDSDLAFSHGWRYGTPVPAGDLTEYDLHTIIPTNPEMFTLEMTGERLMNALEKNLEMVFSRDPFKQKGGYILRSSGLFMSFKPYNPEGNRIQKLLVGGQEIDLKKKYKIAGAGKQLFKGAEADKTYHGVHAIDAIKQFLKEKGTFKADQEPMILST from the coding sequence ATGACCAAGTTGACGATTATCCAGCAAAACGACACACATGGGAGCCTGGAACTCCATCATGAACTATTCTGGAAAGAGAACCAGCCTGAACTTCGTAAAACAGGTGGTTTCCCGAGGATCGCCAGGTACATTAAAGACATAAAATCACAAACAGAAAATGTTCTATTCCTTGATGGAGGGGATCTGTTCCATGGAACACTTCCTTTGGTTGCTTCAAAAGGCGAAGCTATTTTGCCAGCTTTGAAAAAGATGGGGCTGGATGGCTGGGTTCCTGGAAACTGGGATTTTGCTTATGGAAAGGAGCAATTGGCTTCACTGGTAAAAGAGCTTCCATTCTCGACTATTGCATGCAACGTAAAAGAGGAGAATGACAATCAGTCATTCATAAAGCCATATATCATCAAAGAGCTCAAGGGCGTCAAGGTAGGGGTCATTGGACTTACCTATCCTTATGTTGACGAAACCATGCCTGCAAGCTTTTCAAAAGGCCTAGTATTTTCAAAAGGGGTGGAAGAGACCCGTCAATGTGTTGATGAATTAAAAGGTAACGTGGATCTGATTGTGCTGCTGAGCCATATGGGCCTCCCGCTTGATGTTGAACTGGCTGCGCTTGTTGATGGGATTGATATCCTCTTATCCGGCCACAGCCATGACAGGGTAGAGGAACCAATCACTGTCAATGATACGCTCGTCGTCCAGGCTGGTTCTAGTGCATCCTTTCTTGGAAAACTGGAGATCACCCTCGAAAGCGGAAAAATGGAGGACTATCGATACGAATTGGTGGCAATCGACGAAAGTTTCCCTGAGGACGAGGAAATGTCGGGAATCATTGCTGATTTATTAGAGCCATTCAGTAAGGAACGGGGAAATATCGTTGGCAGGACGGAGTCGATTTTACACAGGATGACATTGAACGAAGCACCGATGGATCAATTGATTACCGATGCCTATCTAAATGCGTACGATAGTGATTTGGCATTTTCACATGGCTGGAGGTATGGTACTCCTGTCCCTGCAGGGGATTTGACCGAGTATGACCTGCATACCATCATCCCGACGAATCCGGAAATGTTCACTCTGGAGATGACAGGAGAGCGGCTGATGAATGCCCTCGAGAAGAATTTGGAGATGGTGTTCTCAAGAGACCCATTCAAGCAAAAAGGCGGATATATTCTCAGGTCCTCTGGGTTATTCATGTCCTTCAAGCCATACAATCCGGAAGGGAACAGAATTCAGAAGCTTCTAGTTGGCGGGCAGGAGATTGATCTGAAAAAGAAATACAAAATCGCGGGGGCAGGCAAGCAGCTGTTCAAAGGCGCAGAGGCTGATAAAACCTACCATGGTGTACATGCAATAGATGCTATTAAGCAATTTTTAAAAGAAAAGGGAACATTCAAAGCTGATCAAGAACCGATGATCCTAAGCACATAG
- a CDS encoding DedA family protein produces MHDFMMNALDWLSSLGYLGIALGLMLEVIPSEIVLGYGGYMISEGTIGFTGAVVAGTIGGTIAQLFLYWLGYFGGRPMLEKYGKYLLINKHHLEISEKWFNQYGSGVIFSARFIPVVRHAISIPAGIAGMSAIKFTLYTIAAMIPWTVFFLYLGIMLGENWTGIKDIAKPFIIPVSIIALGGGAVYILAARKQKKL; encoded by the coding sequence ATGCATGATTTCATGATGAATGCTTTGGATTGGCTGTCGAGCCTTGGGTATCTTGGGATTGCTCTCGGTTTGATGCTGGAGGTCATCCCGAGTGAAATCGTCCTTGGGTATGGGGGATATATGATTTCCGAGGGGACCATTGGTTTTACAGGGGCGGTGGTTGCCGGAACGATCGGCGGGACTATCGCGCAGCTGTTTCTGTACTGGCTTGGTTATTTTGGCGGCCGCCCGATGCTGGAGAAATACGGGAAGTACTTATTGATCAACAAGCATCACCTGGAAATATCAGAAAAATGGTTCAATCAGTATGGTTCAGGTGTCATTTTCTCGGCAAGGTTCATCCCGGTCGTAAGGCATGCGATTTCAATACCTGCGGGGATTGCAGGCATGTCAGCCATCAAGTTCACACTCTATACTATCGCTGCGATGATTCCATGGACAGTATTTTTCCTTTATCTAGGAATCATGCTCGGTGAAAATTGGACAGGAATTAAGGACATTGCCAAGCCATTCATCATCCCTGTCAGCATCATTGCGTTAGGGGGAGGTGCAGTATACATACTGGCAGCACGAAAACAAAAGAAGCTTTAA